One Anthonomus grandis grandis chromosome 15, icAntGran1.3, whole genome shotgun sequence DNA segment encodes these proteins:
- the LOC126744847 gene encoding cysteine and histidine-rich domain-containing protein morgana: protein MSEQCYNRGCGQKFDPKANTEESCRHHPGAPFFHDAYKGWSCCNKKCTDFTEFLNFKGCTLSKHSNIKPPEPEKPVAKDIPDVEEVKPKHIEVPILVRPPFNSEMNVMVPEIAPSLKSQIDKIEKPFKANELNSDEIAIGTSCKNGGCTASYEGPTSNDALCLHHPGVPIFHEGLKYWSCCQRKTTDFNSFLSQEGCREGAHVWKKDTEEDKVECRWDYHQTGPYVVVSIYAKMYSPQNSVIKLNPIRMYCNLVFPQQNNATFLLDVELAGVIDVAASKVTMYGTKVEIKLKKAEAGSWPKLETRIVKTEEVPKKKVEPEMPKIEAVDLSDL from the coding sequence ATGTCTGAACAGTGTTACAACCGAGGTTGTGGTCAAAAATTTGATCCAAAAGCGAACACAGAAGAGTCCTGCAGGCATCATCCAGGAGCCCCCTTCTTCCATGACGCGTACAAAGGGTGGTCGTGTTGTAACAAGAAGTGCACAGACtttactgaatttttaaattttaaaggatGCACCCTCTCAAAACATTCAAATATCAAACCACCTGAGCCAGAAAAGCCTGTTGCAAAAGACATTCCTGATGTCGAGGAAGTTAAACCAAAACATATTGAGGTACCTATTTTAGTCAGGCCGCCATTTAATAGTGAAATGAATGTTATGGTGCCAGAAATTGCACCCAGTTTAAAATCTCAAATAGATAAAATTGAGAAACCTTTTAAAGCTAATGAACTAAACAGTGATGAGATTGCCATAGGGACCAGTTGCAAAAATGGTGGATGCACAGCATCTTATGAAGGCCCTACAAGTAATGATGCCTTATGTCTTCACCATCCAGGAGTCCCAATATTTCATGAAGGGCTGAAATATTGGTCCTGCTGTCAAAGAAAAACCACTGATTTCAACTCTTTTTTGAGCCAAGAAGGTTGCAGAGAAGGGGCTCATGTATGGAAAAAAGACACCGAAGAAGACAAAGTTGAATGCAGGTGGGACTACCATCAAACAGGGCCTTATGTAGTAGTTTCAATATATGCCAAGATGTACAGCCCACAGAATAGTGTGATTAAACTAAACCCAATAAGGATGTACTGTAATCTTGTGTTTCCTCAGCAAAATAATGCAACTTTCTTGTTAGATGTTGAATTGGCAGGTGTCATTGATGTAGCAGCCAGTAAAGTGACAATGTATGGCACAAAAGTTgaaataaagctgaaaaaagCCGAGGCAGGCAGTTGGCCCAAATTGGAAACTAGAATAGTCAAAACTGAAGAGGTGCCAAAGAAAAAGGTTGAGCCTGAGATGCCCAAAATTGAAGCTGTTGATCTGAGTGACTTATAG